One genomic window of Nicotiana sylvestris chromosome 10, ASM39365v2, whole genome shotgun sequence includes the following:
- the LOC104247425 gene encoding cleavage stimulation factor subunit 50 isoform X1, translating to MESNNSLEQTLQDGKLYRHVNSLIVAHLRDNNLNQAASAVASATMTPMNVEAPTNKLLELVAKGLAVEKDETLRGVSTAAPFDPVITTGYGSIPAPRTASVDFSSVNDTKGSSKIIPKHESRHVSEHKNVARCARFSPDGRFLATGSADTSIKLFEISKVKQMMQPDTRDGPVRPVVRTFYDHQQPINDLDFHPQNTVLISGAKDRTIKFFDFSKTAAKRAFRVIQDTHNVRSVSFHPSGDFLLAGTDHLIPHLYDINTFKCYLPTNFQEMGVNGAINQVRYSSTGGMYVTASKDGAIRLWDGVTASCARSIDGAHGAAEAIGANFTKDERYILSCGKDSSVKLWEVGTGRLVKQYLGATHTQLRCQAIFNDTEEFVLSIDESLNEIVAWDALTAEKVARWPSNHVGAPRWLEHSPVEAAFVSCGMDRSIRYWKEVL from the exons GCTGCAAGTGCGGTAGCTTCAGCCACAATGACACCAATGAATGTTGAAGCTCCTACAAACAAGCTacttgaattggttgcaaag GGTCTTGCAGTGGAGAAAGATGAGACGCTGAGAGGAGTTTCCACAGCTGCACCTTTTGATCCAGTCATAACTACAGGATATGGCTCAATCCCAGCCCCTCGGACTGCTTCTGTTGATTTCAG TAGTGTGAACGATACAAAAGGCTCGTCAAAGATTATCCCAAAGCATGAATCACGACATGTTTCTGAGCACAAG aaTGTAGCAAGGTGTGCCAGATTTAGTCCAGATGGAAGATTTCTTGCTACTGGAAGTGCGGACACGTCTATTAAACTGTTTGAG ATTTCAAAAGTTAAGCAAATGATGCAGCCAGACACAAGGGATGGCCCAGTGAGGCCGGTTGTACGGACTTTTTATGATCATCAACAA CCAATAAATGACTTGGATTTTCATCCGCAAAATACAGTACTCATATCTGGAGCAAAAGATCGCACCATCAA GttctttgacttttcaaaaacGGCGGCAAAGAGAGCCTTTAGAGTGATTCAG GATACACATAATGTAAGGTCGGTGTCATTTCATCCTTCAGGAGACTTTCTTCTGGCAG GAACTGATCATCTAATTCCCCACCTATATGATATTAACACTTTCAAATGCTACCTGCCAACAAATTTCCAAGAGATGGGTGTCAATGGTGCTATTAATCAG GTTAGGTATTCATCTACTGGCGGAATGTATGTTACTGCATCCAAAGATGGTGCTATTCGGTTATGGGATGGGGTAACTGCTAGCTGTGCGCGATCCATTGATGGTGCACATGGAGCAGCAGAGGCCATAGGTGCAAATTTTACAAAGGATGAAAG GTATATTCTCTCATGTGGAAAAGACTCTTCGGTGAAGCTTTGGGAAGTTGGCACAGGAAGATTGGTCAAACAATATCTTGGAGCTACACATACACAGTTACGCTGTCAG GCTATTTTCAATGATACAGAAGAATTTGTATTATCAATTGATGAATCTCTGAATGAG ATTGTTGCATGGGATGCTCTGACAGCAGAAAAAGTGGCTAGGTGGCCCTCCAACCATGTTGGTGCACCTCGTTGGCTTGAGCATTCCCCAGTAGAAGCTGCATTTGTGTCCTGTGGAATGGACCGATCTATTCGGTACTGGAAGGAGGTCCTTTAG
- the LOC104247425 gene encoding cleavage stimulation factor subunit 50 isoform X2, translating to MESNNSLEQTLQDGKLYRHVNSLIVAHLRDNNLNQAASAVASATMTPMNVEAPTNKLLELVAKGLAVEKDETLRGVSTAAPFDPVITTGYGSIPAPRTASVDFSVNDTKGSSKIIPKHESRHVSEHKNVARCARFSPDGRFLATGSADTSIKLFEISKVKQMMQPDTRDGPVRPVVRTFYDHQQPINDLDFHPQNTVLISGAKDRTIKFFDFSKTAAKRAFRVIQDTHNVRSVSFHPSGDFLLAGTDHLIPHLYDINTFKCYLPTNFQEMGVNGAINQVRYSSTGGMYVTASKDGAIRLWDGVTASCARSIDGAHGAAEAIGANFTKDERYILSCGKDSSVKLWEVGTGRLVKQYLGATHTQLRCQAIFNDTEEFVLSIDESLNEIVAWDALTAEKVARWPSNHVGAPRWLEHSPVEAAFVSCGMDRSIRYWKEVL from the exons GCTGCAAGTGCGGTAGCTTCAGCCACAATGACACCAATGAATGTTGAAGCTCCTACAAACAAGCTacttgaattggttgcaaag GGTCTTGCAGTGGAGAAAGATGAGACGCTGAGAGGAGTTTCCACAGCTGCACCTTTTGATCCAGTCATAACTACAGGATATGGCTCAATCCCAGCCCCTCGGACTGCTTCTGTTGATTTCAG TGTGAACGATACAAAAGGCTCGTCAAAGATTATCCCAAAGCATGAATCACGACATGTTTCTGAGCACAAG aaTGTAGCAAGGTGTGCCAGATTTAGTCCAGATGGAAGATTTCTTGCTACTGGAAGTGCGGACACGTCTATTAAACTGTTTGAG ATTTCAAAAGTTAAGCAAATGATGCAGCCAGACACAAGGGATGGCCCAGTGAGGCCGGTTGTACGGACTTTTTATGATCATCAACAA CCAATAAATGACTTGGATTTTCATCCGCAAAATACAGTACTCATATCTGGAGCAAAAGATCGCACCATCAA GttctttgacttttcaaaaacGGCGGCAAAGAGAGCCTTTAGAGTGATTCAG GATACACATAATGTAAGGTCGGTGTCATTTCATCCTTCAGGAGACTTTCTTCTGGCAG GAACTGATCATCTAATTCCCCACCTATATGATATTAACACTTTCAAATGCTACCTGCCAACAAATTTCCAAGAGATGGGTGTCAATGGTGCTATTAATCAG GTTAGGTATTCATCTACTGGCGGAATGTATGTTACTGCATCCAAAGATGGTGCTATTCGGTTATGGGATGGGGTAACTGCTAGCTGTGCGCGATCCATTGATGGTGCACATGGAGCAGCAGAGGCCATAGGTGCAAATTTTACAAAGGATGAAAG GTATATTCTCTCATGTGGAAAAGACTCTTCGGTGAAGCTTTGGGAAGTTGGCACAGGAAGATTGGTCAAACAATATCTTGGAGCTACACATACACAGTTACGCTGTCAG GCTATTTTCAATGATACAGAAGAATTTGTATTATCAATTGATGAATCTCTGAATGAG ATTGTTGCATGGGATGCTCTGACAGCAGAAAAAGTGGCTAGGTGGCCCTCCAACCATGTTGGTGCACCTCGTTGGCTTGAGCATTCCCCAGTAGAAGCTGCATTTGTGTCCTGTGGAATGGACCGATCTATTCGGTACTGGAAGGAGGTCCTTTAG
- the LOC104247425 gene encoding cleavage stimulation factor subunit 50 isoform X3, with protein MLKLLQTSYLNWLQRFVSVVEKDETLRGVSTAAPFDPVITTGYGSIPAPRTASVDFSSVNDTKGSSKIIPKHESRHVSEHKNVARCARFSPDGRFLATGSADTSIKLFEISKVKQMMQPDTRDGPVRPVVRTFYDHQQPINDLDFHPQNTVLISGAKDRTIKFFDFSKTAAKRAFRVIQDTHNVRSVSFHPSGDFLLAGTDHLIPHLYDINTFKCYLPTNFQEMGVNGAINQVRYSSTGGMYVTASKDGAIRLWDGVTASCARSIDGAHGAAEAIGANFTKDERYILSCGKDSSVKLWEVGTGRLVKQYLGATHTQLRCQAIFNDTEEFVLSIDESLNEIVAWDALTAEKVARWPSNHVGAPRWLEHSPVEAAFVSCGMDRSIRYWKEVL; from the exons ATGTTGAAGCTCCTACAAACAAGCTacttgaattggttgcaaaggtTTGTATCGGTTG TGGAGAAAGATGAGACGCTGAGAGGAGTTTCCACAGCTGCACCTTTTGATCCAGTCATAACTACAGGATATGGCTCAATCCCAGCCCCTCGGACTGCTTCTGTTGATTTCAG TAGTGTGAACGATACAAAAGGCTCGTCAAAGATTATCCCAAAGCATGAATCACGACATGTTTCTGAGCACAAG aaTGTAGCAAGGTGTGCCAGATTTAGTCCAGATGGAAGATTTCTTGCTACTGGAAGTGCGGACACGTCTATTAAACTGTTTGAG ATTTCAAAAGTTAAGCAAATGATGCAGCCAGACACAAGGGATGGCCCAGTGAGGCCGGTTGTACGGACTTTTTATGATCATCAACAA CCAATAAATGACTTGGATTTTCATCCGCAAAATACAGTACTCATATCTGGAGCAAAAGATCGCACCATCAA GttctttgacttttcaaaaacGGCGGCAAAGAGAGCCTTTAGAGTGATTCAG GATACACATAATGTAAGGTCGGTGTCATTTCATCCTTCAGGAGACTTTCTTCTGGCAG GAACTGATCATCTAATTCCCCACCTATATGATATTAACACTTTCAAATGCTACCTGCCAACAAATTTCCAAGAGATGGGTGTCAATGGTGCTATTAATCAG GTTAGGTATTCATCTACTGGCGGAATGTATGTTACTGCATCCAAAGATGGTGCTATTCGGTTATGGGATGGGGTAACTGCTAGCTGTGCGCGATCCATTGATGGTGCACATGGAGCAGCAGAGGCCATAGGTGCAAATTTTACAAAGGATGAAAG GTATATTCTCTCATGTGGAAAAGACTCTTCGGTGAAGCTTTGGGAAGTTGGCACAGGAAGATTGGTCAAACAATATCTTGGAGCTACACATACACAGTTACGCTGTCAG GCTATTTTCAATGATACAGAAGAATTTGTATTATCAATTGATGAATCTCTGAATGAG ATTGTTGCATGGGATGCTCTGACAGCAGAAAAAGTGGCTAGGTGGCCCTCCAACCATGTTGGTGCACCTCGTTGGCTTGAGCATTCCCCAGTAGAAGCTGCATTTGTGTCCTGTGGAATGGACCGATCTATTCGGTACTGGAAGGAGGTCCTTTAG